Within Candidatus Rokuibacteriota bacterium, the genomic segment CCAGGCCTTCGAAAACCGCCGTCAACGAGAAACGGCCTTGCACGGAGTGCTCCGAATGCCGTAAACAGAGAACAGCCGCTGGCCCTCCGGGTGGTGGAATCGTTTGAGAAACGCCTGGGGGAAAGCTTTTGGGAAATGACACGGGAGGAGACCTCGATGCTGGAGTCCTCGGTCTTGTCGGATCCGCGGTTCCTGTGGAACGCGATGGCCGGCTACCTCGTGACGCTGGTCGGGGCCGTCCTGATAGTGGCGGCGGGGCTGTGGATGTCCCGGGCTGGCCCGTGGGCTCTCATCGCCCGAAGGCCACTGGCCTGGCAAGCCCTCGGTGCCGCCGGCTGCTCTCTGTTCATGCTCGGGATCCTGTGGTTGCTCGTCGCGCTCATGCGCACCGGGGCAGTGGCGTGGTAAACGCTGCTGAGCCGGGGAAGTGATCCTGGCGCCGCGACCGCCTGGCCCCCCGTGAGACGCTTCATCGCAGGGGATCCTTGACCTGCGCGTCGTCCCGGGCCGTTCTCCTGGCCGGTGCACTCACGTCCCCCTGCCGACGCCCCCCGCTCAGCGTGGGCGTCCCGCGCTCCTGATACTCTGGATCCCGAGCCATGTGGAGATCAACGCGGTCCCCCGTCCCGGTGGCGCGCGCCCAGGGCCGGCGGGGGAGGTCGTCGGCTTCCGATAAGGGTCTGATTCCTTCCTGCGCTCCTGGCAACGCTCCGGCGCCCGGTTGCCCAAGCGGATCCCGACGGGGCGCAGGGCGTGCCGCCGTGAGCCTGCTGCTGGGGCTTGCCGTCGCGCTCTCCGGTTGTGCCGAGCTGGCCGGCCGACTGGGCATCCAGGACGAGCGTGACCGCATGACCCACGCGAAGTTCCTCGCGCGCGCTCGTGCCGGGGACGCCGAGAGCCGGAACCTGCTGGGCTTCATGCTGTACTTCGGCGAAGGGGTCCCGAGGAATCGCGCCGAAGCTCACCGCTGGTTCCATGCGGCAGCGAGCCAGGGGAACCTCCGGGCACAGCGGAATCTGGCGGTCATGCACTATCTCGGCGCCGGGGTCCCGAGGGATCTGGCCGAGGCCGAACGATACTTCGACCTGGCACGGGAGAACGTGGCCGCGGGGGCCGACGCGGCCTCGCCCTTCCAGGTGTACGGGAGCATCGGCGAGGTCGTCGAGCGGGGCGGCGCCCGGGTGCAGGCCGAGCCACGGCCGGGTGAGGCCCTCTACGTGACATTCTGCGCCGGGTGCCACGGCCTGAACGGCGTCGCGGCCTACGTGGGCTCGCCCTCCTTCGCCATAGGCGAGCGGCTGGAGCGGAGCGACGCGGCACTGCTTGGCAGCATCCTGAACGGAATCGGCGAGATGCCGGAGTGGGGCAACAAGCTCCCGCGGGGGGAGCTGGTCGATGTGCTCCGGTTCGTACGGTCCTTCCCCTCACAGCACGAGCTGGGGATCTTGCAGGAGCTCAGGCGCCCTCCCGGACTGTACTTCCTGTTCGGCCCCATGAGGCAGAACCCCGCCGCGTATCAGCCAGGTGACGAGGACGACGTCGAGAGGGCGATCAAGCGGCGGCGGCCCTGACGTATATTCCTGGCTCGGAATCCACGCCTTGCGCTACCTTGGGCCGATCTTCACCGATCCCGCGGCCCGGCTGGACCGGACGCGCATCCGGTCATCCCTGACCCCGTACCTGAGCCTGCCGGACGTCGTTCGGCCGGACCTCTTCCGACCAACCCCGATCTCGCCGCCGCCCTGCGGGGGCAGGTCCGCGTTCAGCTCAAGAGCCTGCAGAAGCCCGAGAACGCCCGAGTCCGAGCCCTGGGCTTTCCGGTCTGGCGCGCGGAGTTCGAGAAGGACCTGGCCGCGGTGCGCGAGCCACCCCAATGGCTGCGGTCAGCACCACACTCCCGCCGTGTGGACCTATAGATGGTGAAGCCCTGCTCGCCGATCTCGAAGCCTTGACGGCGGA encodes:
- a CDS encoding SEL1-like repeat protein; translation: MSLLLGLAVALSGCAELAGRLGIQDERDRMTHAKFLARARAGDAESRNLLGFMLYFGEGVPRNRAEAHRWFHAAASQGNLRAQRNLAVMHYLGAGVPRDLAEAERYFDLARENVAAGADAASPFQVYGSIGEVVERGGARVQAEPRPGEALYVTFCAGCHGLNGVAAYVGSPSFAIGERLERSDAALLGSILNGIGEMPEWGNKLPRGELVDVLRFVRSFPSQHELGILQELRRPPGLYFLFGPMRQNPAAYQPGDEDDVERAIKRRRP